AAGATCGTTTCGGTCAACGGTGATAAAGTAAGTAACTGGGAAGAGCTAGTTTCATTCATACAACAGAATCCGGGAGAAGAACTGACCTTTGAAATTAACCGGAACGGACAGACTCTTAAAAAGCCAGTCACTCCAGGCGAAAGGGATATGGATAACAAAGGGAACAAGGAAGGGTTTATCGGAGCTTATCCGTCCACTGAGTTTTCTTTATTGGGTTCTGTCTCCTACGGAGCAAAACAGACATGGTTCATGACGAAGATGATCTTTATTGGCCTAGGTGACCTGATTACCGGAAAACATGGATTTGATCAGCTTTCCGGACCGGTTGGAATTTACGAGTATACGAATAAAGCAACAGAGGGCGGAATTCCTATGCTGTTGCAGTGGGCGGCCGTACTGAGCATCAACCTGGCCATCTTTAATCTATTGCCGCTGCCCGCACTAGACGGCGGAAGACTCCTATTCCTGGCACTTGAAGCATTAAGAGGAAAACCTATCGATCCGCAGAAAGAAGGGCTCGTCCATTTTATCGGATTTGCGTTTCTGATGCTCCTGATGCTGGTCGTTACATGGAATGATATTCATAAATTCTTTTTAGATAAAATTGATCAATAAGTTTTAGTTGAGGTGGAGAGATGAAGCAAAGCAGGTTGTTCGCACCAACATTAAGAGAAGTTCCGGCAGATGCGGATGTTGTCAGCCATCAGCTGCTGCTCAGAGCGGGTTTTATCCGTCAGAATGCAGCTGGAATCTATTCGTTTTTGCCTTTAGGGAAAAAGGTACTTCATAAAGTAGAAGCAATCATTCGCGAAGAAATGGAGAATGCAGGCTCCAATGAGCTTGGCATGCCGGCGCTTCAGCTTGCTGAACTATGGCAGGAATCAGGAAGATGGTATTCCTATGGCCCGGAACTTATGCGTTTAAAAGACCGTCACGGGCGTGAATTTGCGCTTGGTCCAACCCATGAGGAAGTCATCACGAGCCTGATTCGCGATGAAGTAAAATCTTATAAAAAGCTGCCACTTAATCTTTTTCAGATCCAAACAAAATACAGAGATGAAAAACGTCCTCGTTTCGGGCTTCTTAGAGGCCGCGAGTTCATCATGAAAGATGCCTATTCTTTCCATGCTGACAAGGAAAGCCTGGATGATACCTATGAAGGAATGAAGGAAGCCTATAAAGCTATTTTCAGCCGATGCGGTTTAAACTTTAGAGCGGTCCTTGCAGATTCAGGAGCGATTGGCGGAAAAGACAATCATGAATTTATGGTACTTTCTGAGATTGGTGAAGACTTGATTGCTTATTCTACCGATTCCGATTTTGCAGCGAACATTGAAATGGCTCCTGTCAGCGCGGTTTATGAAACATCTGATGAAGCAAAAAAAGAATCGGAAAAAATTCAAACCGATAATGCAAAAACCATTGAAGAAGTGGCTGCCTATTTAAATGTAGAATCAGGTCAAATCATCAAATCTGTTCTGTTTATGGCAGACGATGAACCTGTACTCGTTCTTGTCCGCGGAGATCATGAGGTAAATGATATCAAGGTTAAAAATACGCTTGGTGCAGAACAAGTGGAACTGGCAGCTGCTGAGCAGACAGAAGCTATGATGGGCTGCAAGCCGGGCAATATCGGCCCTGTTTCAGTACCTGAGGATGTGTTGGTCATCGCAGATGCAGCGGTTGAGTATATGGTGAACGCCGTCATTGGTGCTAATGAAGAAGGCTATCACTATAAAAATGTGAATCCTGGTAAA
This genomic stretch from Fictibacillus marinisediminis harbors:
- a CDS encoding proline--tRNA ligase, producing MKQSRLFAPTLREVPADADVVSHQLLLRAGFIRQNAAGIYSFLPLGKKVLHKVEAIIREEMENAGSNELGMPALQLAELWQESGRWYSYGPELMRLKDRHGREFALGPTHEEVITSLIRDEVKSYKKLPLNLFQIQTKYRDEKRPRFGLLRGREFIMKDAYSFHADKESLDDTYEGMKEAYKAIFSRCGLNFRAVLADSGAIGGKDNHEFMVLSEIGEDLIAYSTDSDFAANIEMAPVSAVYETSDEAKKESEKIQTDNAKTIEEVAAYLNVESGQIIKSVLFMADDEPVLVLVRGDHEVNDIKVKNTLGAEQVELAAAEQTEAMMGCKPGNIGPVSVPEDVLVIADAAVEYMVNAVIGANEEGYHYKNVNPGKDFNVSQYADLRFIQEGDASPDGNGTIRFAKGIEVGHVFKLGQVYSEPLNAAFLDENGKNQIMTMGCYGIGVSRTLAAVAEENNDERGLIWPVSLAPFDLHLIAANSKDDIQASLSEKLYDELKDAGYDCLYDDRKERAGVKFADADLIGIPIRITAGKKAGEGIVELKIRKTGEVAEIHVSELVEAVKSRREILAR